From a region of the Gammaproteobacteria bacterium genome:
- a CDS encoding ferritin-like domain-containing protein has translation MGLMGTVWRCLARCDAQEKASETRAAARQWRAGKIPLVLGGDPEPIGTPGRPAKPALVAPKRLHRRSLHTPEGHAALIHAIAHIEFNAINLALDAVYRFRDMPAAYYDDWMRVADEEAYHFQLMRDHLYTLGYDYGDFDAHDGLWEMAQKTADDPLVRMALVPRVLEARGLDVTPGIMKKLSDHGDQAAVAVLEIILRDEVGHVEIGTRWFHYLCAARGLEPEATFRGLYEAYMGGVGRGRASGPLHRDARLAAGFSENELAFLEGN, from the coding sequence ATGGGCTTAATGGGGACGGTCTGGCGGTGTTTGGCGCGCTGTGATGCGCAGGAAAAGGCATCTGAAACCCGTGCCGCTGCGCGGCAGTGGCGGGCGGGGAAGATACCCCTGGTTTTGGGAGGTGATCCCGAGCCGATCGGTACGCCGGGGCGACCCGCAAAACCCGCTCTGGTGGCGCCAAAGCGGCTCCACCGTCGCAGCCTGCACACGCCCGAGGGCCACGCGGCGCTGATCCATGCGATTGCCCATATCGAGTTCAATGCCATCAATCTGGCCCTGGATGCGGTGTACCGTTTTCGTGACATGCCGGCGGCCTATTACGACGACTGGATGCGCGTGGCGGATGAGGAGGCCTATCATTTTCAGTTGATGCGCGATCATCTCTACACCCTGGGGTATGATTACGGGGATTTTGATGCCCACGATGGCCTGTGGGAGATGGCGCAGAAGACCGCAGACGACCCCCTGGTGCGCATGGCCCTGGTGCCTCGCGTGCTGGAGGCGCGGGGTTTGGACGTCACCCCAGGCATCATGAAAAAACTCTCCGATCACGGCGATCAGGCGGCGGTGGCGGTGCTGGAGATCATCCTGCGGGATGAGGTGGGGCATGTGGAAATCGGCACCCGCTGGTTTCATTATCTCTGCGCCGCCCGCGGTCTGGAACCCGAGGCGACCTTTCGGGGTCTCTATGAGGCATATATGGGGGGTGTGGGCAGGGGGCGCGCCTCCGGGCCGTTGCACCGTGATGCCCGGCTCGCCGCCGGCTTCAGCGAAAATGAACTGGCCTTTCTGGAAGGGAATTGA
- a CDS encoding PEP-CTERM sorting domain-containing protein: MKKIVMKKLLVLLALLIPAYAGATVISYDLNVEFSGAYAPGGATPWATVVFDDEDSAGTVRLTLTTVNLLPGEHIKNLFFNMEPYSAWSSIGPFLNASLDTNENAHKADGVGGWFDFKFDFINSLQQGDSFSTLITGTGITATNFAYGSHNNNGAYDYHVAAHIGGIGTDNEFSGWVTASGDTTTVPEPASLALMGLGLLGMGAATRRRRQA, translated from the coding sequence ATGAAAAAGATAGTGATGAAAAAGTTATTGGTATTACTAGCACTGCTCATTCCCGCCTATGCCGGCGCGACGGTCATTTCGTACGACCTGAATGTGGAATTTAGTGGCGCCTATGCACCCGGGGGCGCCACACCCTGGGCCACCGTGGTGTTCGATGACGAAGACAGCGCAGGCACGGTCAGACTGACCCTGACCACGGTCAATCTGTTGCCAGGTGAACATATCAAGAACCTGTTCTTTAACATGGAACCCTATTCCGCATGGTCAAGCATTGGGCCCTTTTTGAATGCCAGCCTCGATACTAACGAAAATGCCCACAAGGCCGATGGTGTCGGCGGCTGGTTCGATTTTAAATTTGATTTCATCAATAGTCTGCAGCAGGGCGATAGCTTTAGCACGCTGATCACCGGCACCGGTATCACTGCGACCAACTTTGCCTATGGCAGCCACAATAACAATGGCGCCTACGATTACCATGTGGCGGCACACATTGGCGGCATTGGCACTGACAACGAGTTCAGTGGCTGGGTCACCGCGAGCGGCGATACCACCACCGTGCCAGAACCTGCCTCGCTGGCGCTGATGGGCCTCGGTCTGCTCGGCATGGGTGCCGCAACGCGCCGCCGCAGACAGGCATAA
- the amrS gene encoding AmmeMemoRadiSam system radical SAM enzyme — protein MTAAKHSAALSATVVPARYWHRLDDGRLQCDLCPRFCKLHDNQQGLCFVRARQGDQIVLTTYGRSSGFCIDPIEKKPLNHFLPGTSVLSFGTAGCNLACKYCQNWDMSKSREMDTLADSAAPQTLARAAKELGCRSIAYTYNDPVIFLEYAVDVARECRKLGIKNVAVTAGYICEEPRVEFFEHMDAANVDLKAFTEDFYHKVTGGHLQPVLDTLQYIKHQTAVWLETTTLLIPGYNDADAEIDAMTKWVVKELGPDVPMHFTAFHPDWKMQDVPPTSLETLVHAREIALNNGVRYAYTGNVHDAKGESTYCHHCGTKVIGRDWYVLSEWHLTDDGHCTACGTACAGVFDGPPGDWGPRRQPVRLADYEREG, from the coding sequence ATGACCGCGGCAAAACACTCAGCAGCCTTATCCGCCACCGTGGTGCCGGCCCGCTACTGGCACCGGCTGGACGATGGCCGACTGCAGTGTGATCTCTGTCCGCGGTTCTGCAAATTACATGACAACCAGCAGGGGCTCTGTTTTGTGCGGGCCCGGCAGGGTGACCAGATAGTACTCACCACCTACGGCCGCTCCAGCGGCTTTTGTATCGATCCCATCGAAAAAAAGCCGCTCAACCACTTTTTGCCGGGCACGTCGGTACTGTCATTCGGCACCGCCGGCTGCAACCTGGCCTGCAAGTACTGCCAGAACTGGGACATGAGCAAATCCCGCGAGATGGACACCCTGGCGGATAGTGCCGCGCCGCAAACCCTGGCCCGGGCGGCCAAGGAGCTGGGTTGTCGCAGCATCGCCTATACCTATAACGACCCGGTGATCTTTCTGGAATATGCCGTGGATGTGGCCAGGGAATGTCGCAAGCTGGGGATCAAAAACGTGGCGGTGACGGCCGGCTATATCTGCGAGGAGCCGCGGGTCGAGTTTTTCGAACATATGGATGCTGCCAATGTGGATCTCAAGGCCTTCACCGAGGACTTTTATCACAAGGTCACTGGCGGCCACCTGCAGCCCGTGCTGGATACCCTCCAATACATCAAACACCAAACCGCTGTCTGGCTGGAGACCACCACCCTGTTGATCCCGGGCTATAACGACGCCGACGCCGAGATCGACGCGATGACGAAGTGGGTGGTCAAGGAACTGGGCCCCGATGTCCCCATGCACTTCACCGCCTTTCACCCGGACTGGAAGATGCAGGACGTCCCGCCGACCTCCCTGGAGACCCTGGTGCATGCCCGCGAGATTGCGCTCAACAATGGCGTGCGTTATGCCTACACCGGCAACGTGCATGATGCGAAGGGAGAGAGTACCTACTGCCACCACTGTGGCACGAAGGTGATCGGCCGAGACTGGTACGTGTTATCCGAGTGGCACCTGACCGATGACGGTCACTGTACCGCCTGTGGCACCGCCTGCGCAGGGGTGTTCGACGGCCCGCCCGGTGACTGGGGGCCCCGGCGACAGCCGGTAAGATTGGCCGATTACGAACGGGAAGGATGA
- the amrB gene encoding AmmeMemoRadiSam system protein B — MTPVHTAAQTTIRPPAVAGMFYPADRQQLHDDVTDYLASAVATRPNAPVPKAIIAPHAGYVYSGPVAASAYARLLPARDRIHRVILLGPSHRVPFRGLASSSADAFTTPLGQIRLDRAAIDSLADLPQVQRLDAAHAQEHSLEVHLPFLQEVLDDFQLVPLVVGDASPAEVAAVLERLWGGPETLIVISSDLSHYHDYTTARRLDRHTSNAIEGLRAEAVHSEDACGCVPVAGLLYLAREHGLQASTIDLRNSGDTAGPRDRVVGYGAYVFN; from the coding sequence ATGACGCCTGTCCACACCGCCGCGCAGACTACCATTCGACCACCCGCCGTGGCCGGTATGTTCTATCCCGCTGATCGCCAGCAGTTGCATGACGATGTGACCGATTATCTGGCATCGGCCGTCGCTACGCGCCCCAATGCGCCGGTACCCAAGGCGATTATCGCGCCGCACGCCGGTTATGTTTACTCCGGCCCGGTGGCCGCCAGCGCCTACGCGCGTCTGCTGCCGGCGCGGGATCGCATCCATCGGGTGATCCTGCTCGGCCCCTCGCACCGGGTGCCGTTTCGGGGCCTGGCCAGCAGCAGTGCCGACGCCTTCACCACCCCGCTGGGGCAGATTCGTCTGGATCGCGCCGCCATCGACAGCCTGGCCGACCTCCCCCAGGTACAACGTCTGGACGCGGCTCATGCCCAGGAACACAGCCTGGAGGTGCATCTACCGTTTTTGCAGGAGGTGCTGGATGACTTTCAGCTGGTACCGCTGGTGGTGGGTGACGCCAGCCCCGCCGAGGTCGCCGCCGTACTGGAGCGGCTCTGGGGCGGGCCGGAGACGCTCATCGTGATCAGCTCCGACCTCAGCCACTACCACGATTACACCACCGCCAGGCGCCTGGATCGCCACACCTCCAATGCCATCGAGGGGCTACGGGCAGAGGCGGTGCATTCGGAAGATGCCTGCGGCTGCGTGCCGGTCGCCGGCCTGCTGTATCTGGCCCGCGAGCACGGCCTGCAGGCCAGCACCATTGATCTGCGCAATTCCGGCGACACCGCCGGCCCCCGGGATCGGGTGGTGGGATACGGCGCCTATGTCTTTAACTGA
- the amrA gene encoding AmmeMemoRadiSam system protein A, giving the protein MSLTDPYFATSTSTTGSSDAKPTGLCEEEHILLHQVARKAVEQGLRQGGHLVVDTPYYPRPLREPGASFVTLKQHGELRGCIGSLEARRPLVEDVAYNAYAAAFADPRFPPLTEQDFSEVDIQLSVLSRAEPIQFDGEADLLRQLRPGIDGLILEDGRHRGTFLPAVWESLPQPAAFLQHLKMKAGLPADYWSDTLKVSRYTTESF; this is encoded by the coding sequence ATGTCTTTAACTGATCCCTACTTCGCTACTAGCACCAGTACGACTGGCAGTAGTGACGCAAAACCCACCGGCCTCTGTGAGGAAGAACATATTCTGCTACATCAGGTCGCCCGCAAGGCGGTGGAACAGGGGCTGCGCCAGGGCGGGCACCTGGTCGTCGACACTCCCTACTACCCCCGCCCGCTGAGAGAACCGGGCGCGAGTTTTGTCACCCTCAAACAACACGGTGAGCTGCGCGGCTGCATCGGTTCGCTGGAGGCGCGCCGCCCGCTGGTAGAGGATGTCGCCTACAACGCCTATGCGGCGGCCTTTGCCGACCCGCGCTTCCCCCCGCTCACCGAACAGGACTTTTCGGAGGTGGATATTCAGCTGTCGGTATTGAGTCGGGCCGAGCCGATACAATTCGATGGTGAGGCGGATCTGCTGCGCCAGTTACGACCGGGGATTGACGGGTTGATACTGGAAGACGGGCGGCATCGGGGCACCTTTCTGCCCGCGGTGTGGGAATCCCTGCCCCAACCGGCAGCCTTTTTACAACATCTAAAAATGAAGGCGGGATTGCCGGCGGATTACTGGTCGGACACCCTTAAGGTTTCACGCTATACCACGGAGTCCTTCTGA
- a CDS encoding pentapeptide repeat-containing protein, whose translation MQIKQRWYTRRGDQIRGPFPAPQISRFILLGRIQDSDELSTDQRHWQKVTEIPILLPEELKADLHDPEAAERLKIARMREDERNARDRRDRDEPGQPKQERRANDPGRRQSEEEAMIRHREIKTAIAEAALQRKQHYFLRGVVSTLFLTSVIVAAWYFQPWQNQETTDCNAVPQPWVNWNNCLMEGVKLVTADLRGAQLRNANMAGADLRGAHLSAADIAYTSLVGANLSGAELHQVTMLGTNLRNANLASADLSGANLAYAILQKADLRNANLSHANLTNADLQGATLDTANLTGAILDQAIWLDGRICARGSVGKCDK comes from the coding sequence ATGCAGATAAAACAACGCTGGTACACCCGCCGTGGCGATCAAATTCGCGGGCCATTTCCGGCGCCACAGATTTCGCGATTTATCCTGCTGGGACGAATCCAGGACAGCGATGAGCTGAGCACGGATCAGCGCCACTGGCAGAAGGTGACGGAGATCCCCATCCTGTTGCCGGAGGAACTGAAGGCCGACCTGCACGACCCGGAGGCGGCGGAACGCCTGAAGATCGCCCGCATGCGGGAGGATGAGCGTAACGCCCGGGACAGGCGGGATCGGGATGAACCGGGGCAGCCGAAACAGGAGCGCCGGGCCAATGACCCGGGCCGACGGCAGTCGGAAGAGGAGGCGATGATTCGCCACCGCGAGATCAAGACCGCCATTGCCGAGGCCGCCCTGCAACGCAAACAGCACTATTTTCTGCGCGGGGTCGTGTCGACCCTGTTTCTCACCAGTGTGATTGTGGCCGCCTGGTACTTCCAGCCCTGGCAGAATCAGGAAACCACCGATTGCAACGCCGTCCCCCAGCCCTGGGTGAACTGGAATAACTGCCTGATGGAGGGCGTGAAACTGGTGACCGCCGATCTGCGCGGCGCGCAGCTGCGTAATGCCAACATGGCCGGCGCCGATCTGCGCGGGGCGCATTTGTCCGCCGCCGATATCGCCTACACCAGTCTGGTGGGAGCCAATCTTTCGGGGGCCGAGCTGCACCAGGTGACGATGCTGGGAACCAACCTGCGTAACGCCAATCTGGCCAGCGCCGACCTGTCCGGCGCCAATCTCGCCTACGCGATTCTCCAGAAGGCGGATCTGCGCAACGCCAATCTCAGTCATGCCAATCTGACGAACGCCGATCTACAGGGCGCCACGCTGGACACGGCCAATCTGACTGGGGCCATCCTGGACCAGGCCATCTGGCTGGATGGGCGTATCTGCGCCCGGGGTTCGGTGGGCAAGTGCGATAAGTAG
- a CDS encoding flagellar hook-length control protein FliK codes for MDISGIQNTLKLDLLARSPQAVVDAWKVGQLVTATAVTTPRHGQATLTIGGALVSAQLPAQTPFGLTPGQPLQLEVSRLAELTVLRLITQTANAGRPEAAAPITISLLPQPGLIRQLTPGQQLMARLQIPLEQQPTRAILEWAGNRIAVQLSQALPATVNQPLKLEVLHPGAIAALKILTPATTASDSIPQALRATLPRQAPLPPLLSNLALIAGDGRYSFLPNAPRPAPALPPAVVELSRAIIERLPQPATLGTADGVRQAVAQSGLFLEARLAQALQQSPQQNLNPLAAAIPIDFKGGLLGLLVTLLGLIKSSPATPTPATPPIPTHAPSAAPAAGQATLNPSMGLQQALAELLRSVESGVARLQLNQLVSSAPEEEGKRSWVLELPVRGEGHIDLIRLCIDQQRPPQGKKDTAFWTVTLSLSPKGLGPVQVRVSLVKGTIHTRFWSENPHTSDFIRDHLPLLKQRYREVGLSIGQLQAHQGKAPGPSSADDYLHPALLDEQA; via the coding sequence ATGGACATCTCCGGTATCCAGAACACGCTCAAGCTGGATCTGCTCGCCAGATCCCCACAGGCCGTGGTGGATGCCTGGAAGGTCGGTCAACTGGTCACGGCAACGGCGGTAACGACCCCCAGGCATGGACAGGCGACCCTCACCATCGGCGGTGCCCTGGTCAGCGCACAACTGCCCGCGCAGACCCCGTTCGGGCTGACGCCGGGGCAGCCCCTGCAACTGGAGGTCAGCCGACTCGCGGAGCTGACGGTGTTACGGCTCATCACGCAGACCGCCAACGCGGGCCGACCCGAGGCGGCGGCGCCGATCACCATCAGCCTGCTGCCGCAGCCCGGCTTGATCCGACAATTGACGCCGGGCCAGCAATTGATGGCCCGCTTGCAGATCCCGCTCGAGCAACAGCCCACCCGCGCCATACTGGAGTGGGCTGGCAATCGTATCGCCGTGCAACTGTCGCAGGCCTTACCCGCCACAGTCAACCAGCCACTGAAACTGGAAGTCCTCCACCCGGGGGCCATCGCCGCGCTGAAGATACTCACCCCCGCCACTACCGCCAGCGACAGCATTCCCCAGGCATTACGCGCCACCCTGCCGCGTCAGGCCCCGCTGCCGCCGCTGCTGTCCAATCTGGCGCTCATCGCCGGCGACGGCCGTTACTCCTTCCTGCCCAACGCTCCCCGACCGGCTCCCGCCTTGCCCCCGGCCGTGGTGGAACTGAGCCGCGCCATCATCGAGCGCCTGCCGCAGCCGGCGACACTGGGTACCGCGGATGGCGTCAGGCAGGCGGTGGCCCAGTCCGGGCTGTTTCTGGAGGCCCGACTGGCGCAGGCCCTGCAGCAGTCGCCGCAGCAGAACCTGAACCCCCTCGCGGCCGCGATCCCAATCGATTTCAAGGGCGGACTGCTCGGCCTGTTGGTGACCCTGCTAGGCCTCATAAAATCCAGCCCGGCGACGCCGACGCCTGCCACACCGCCGATACCCACCCACGCCCCGTCGGCAGCTCCGGCCGCAGGCCAGGCCACCCTGAACCCGTCCATGGGCCTGCAACAGGCATTGGCGGAACTGCTGCGCAGCGTGGAAAGTGGCGTCGCCCGATTGCAGCTCAACCAACTGGTCTCCAGCGCCCCGGAGGAAGAGGGAAAACGGAGCTGGGTGCTGGAACTGCCCGTCCGTGGCGAGGGGCACATCGACCTGATCCGGTTGTGCATTGATCAACAGCGCCCACCACAGGGCAAAAAGGACACCGCTTTCTGGACAGTCACCCTGTCACTCAGCCCCAAAGGGCTGGGACCCGTGCAGGTCCGTGTCAGTCTGGTGAAGGGGACTATCCACACCCGCTTCTGGTCGGAAAATCCGCACACCAGCGACTTCATCCGCGATCACCTGCCGCTGCTGAAACAGCGGTATCGCGAGGTCGGACTCAGCATCGGCCAACTCCAGGCGCACCAGGGCAAGGCCCCCGGTCCCAGCTCGGCTGATGATTATCTGCACCCCGCACTGCTGGATGAACAGGCATGA
- a CDS encoding EscU/YscU/HrcU family type III secretion system export apparatus switch protein, with amino-acid sequence MNEPHDTPTTAVALHYDGKNAPQITAKGTGELAERIIALAKQHGIPLQQDAALIGLLSKLDLGDEIPQPLYTAVAEVIAFAYILSGKRPEGFEPTPDAPE; translated from the coding sequence ATGAACGAGCCGCACGACACCCCCACCACCGCCGTTGCCCTGCACTATGACGGCAAGAATGCGCCGCAGATCACGGCCAAAGGCACGGGTGAACTCGCCGAAAGGATCATTGCCCTGGCGAAGCAGCATGGCATCCCCCTGCAGCAGGATGCGGCGCTGATTGGGCTGTTATCGAAACTGGATCTGGGTGACGAAATCCCCCAGCCACTGTACACCGCGGTGGCCGAGGTGATTGCCTTCGCCTATATCCTGAGCGGCAAGCGGCCGGAGGGATTTGAGCCAACGCCCGACGCGCCGGAATAA
- a CDS encoding DUF2802 domain-containing protein: MMNISFEVIAIAALVTALVTLLMAFSKHARLRSLLEQQQTTITTLQSDIRAVCAGAVKLGEHLAHMEQRTHRLGQRQDQLEMNASGSQSYRQARKMMHKGAELEEVMADCGIARGEAELVALAERIKKAS; encoded by the coding sequence ATGATGAACATCTCCTTTGAAGTAATTGCCATAGCCGCACTGGTCACGGCGCTAGTGACCCTGTTGATGGCCTTTTCAAAACACGCCCGCTTGCGCTCACTGCTGGAACAGCAGCAAACCACCATCACTACCCTGCAATCCGATATCCGTGCCGTCTGCGCCGGTGCCGTTAAGCTGGGGGAGCATCTGGCGCATATGGAACAGCGTACCCATCGCCTGGGACAGCGTCAGGATCAGTTGGAGATGAATGCCTCGGGTTCGCAGAGTTACCGCCAGGCCAGGAAGATGATGCACAAGGGTGCGGAGCTGGAAGAGGTGATGGCCGACTGCGGTATCGCCCGTGGCGAGGCCGAGCTGGTGGCCCTGGCGGAGCGTATCAAGAAGGCCTCCTAG
- a CDS encoding chemotaxis protein CheW: protein MGTTATNTNKKSDDENLRWVTFRLENEKYGINVMQVQEVLRVTEIAPVPGAPSYVMGIINLRGNVVTVINTRSRFGLNPAELDDSTRIVIIESDEQVVGILVDSVAEVVDLKASEIETAPNVGTEESSKFIQGVASHDSELLILVDLNKLLSDEEWADMLL from the coding sequence ATGGGTACGACAGCAACTAACACCAATAAAAAGTCCGATGATGAAAACCTCCGCTGGGTCACGTTTCGGCTGGAGAATGAAAAATACGGCATCAATGTGATGCAGGTGCAGGAGGTGTTGCGGGTCACCGAGATTGCGCCGGTGCCCGGCGCCCCCAGCTATGTGATGGGCATCATCAATCTGCGCGGCAATGTGGTGACAGTGATCAATACCCGCAGTCGGTTTGGTCTGAATCCGGCGGAGCTGGATGACTCGACCCGGATTGTGATCATTGAATCCGACGAGCAGGTGGTGGGCATCCTGGTGGACAGCGTTGCCGAGGTGGTGGATCTGAAGGCCTCTGAAATCGAGACCGCGCCCAATGTGGGCACGGAAGAGAGTTCCAAGTTTATCCAGGGGGTGGCGAGCCACGATAGCGAGCTGCTGATCCTGGTGGACCTGAACAAACTGCTCAGTGATGAAGAATGGGCGGATATGCTGCTCTGA
- a CDS encoding chemotaxis protein CheW, with the protein MKKQPFETYTLDEPSRALRVYLDALLCEASAVVAAEDAARAPGAVMTEALAATVVPVSQPDPGPAPALAGSAAADHPCDASSTVAEPEDVSYPDWAQGRFQCLSFQVAGVTLAAPLEALDGIVELKETITELPGYAPWVLGLLPHRGQNVQVVDIAEIIMPDERRAALPPAHERVKYLVLIAGGKFGLAADSISEVLTLDRAAVRWRGSQQRRPWLAGTVIDRMCALLEMEQLCVQLRAGLKGA; encoded by the coding sequence ATGAAAAAACAGCCGTTCGAAACCTACACCCTGGACGAACCGAGCCGCGCCTTACGGGTGTATCTGGATGCCCTGCTGTGTGAGGCCTCTGCTGTGGTCGCCGCGGAAGACGCGGCGCGGGCTCCGGGCGCGGTGATGACCGAAGCCCTGGCGGCCACGGTGGTGCCTGTGTCGCAGCCGGATCCAGGCCCAGCGCCGGCGCTTGCCGGGAGTGCGGCGGCAGATCATCCGTGCGACGCTAGCTCCACTGTGGCCGAGCCGGAGGACGTTAGCTATCCGGACTGGGCGCAGGGTCGCTTTCAGTGTCTCAGCTTTCAGGTGGCGGGCGTGACCCTGGCGGCGCCACTGGAGGCGCTGGACGGCATCGTGGAATTGAAGGAGACCATCACCGAGCTGCCCGGCTATGCCCCCTGGGTGCTGGGCCTGTTGCCGCATCGGGGGCAAAACGTCCAGGTGGTGGATATCGCGGAGATCATCATGCCGGATGAGCGCCGTGCGGCGCTGCCGCCCGCCCATGAGCGGGTCAAATATCTGGTGCTGATAGCCGGTGGAAAATTTGGCCTGGCCGCCGACAGCATCTCCGAGGTCCTCACCCTGGATCGCGCGGCTGTGCGCTGGCGCGGCAGCCAGCAGCGTCGCCCGTGGCTGGCGGGCACGGTGATTGATCGGATGTGCGCCCTGTTAGAGATGGAGCAGCTGTGCGTGCAGCTGCGCGCCGGCCTGAAGGGTGCTTAG
- a CDS encoding ParA family protein, whose protein sequence is MKVWAVANQKGGVGKTTSVVSLGGLLAARGYRTLLLDMDPHGSMSSYFRLDPDHIENSLYRLFQNKQSPVTVPLQNLIHRTDYENLSLMPASTALATLDRQLGTSNGMGLVVQQALAALSAEYDYALIDCPPLLGVLMVNALAACEHLIIPVQTEFLAVKGLERMLRTLSMIGRANHRVPEYTILPTMFDRRTRASVSTLRLLRERHATSLWRSVIPVDTQFREASRLGVPLTIKSPNDRGSLAYAELLNDLLEPAIQGHLPMAMATR, encoded by the coding sequence GTGAAGGTCTGGGCGGTCGCCAACCAGAAAGGCGGGGTCGGAAAAACCACCTCGGTGGTGAGTCTGGGTGGTCTGCTGGCGGCGCGGGGTTATCGCACCCTGCTGCTGGACATGGATCCGCATGGTTCAATGTCTTCCTATTTCAGGCTGGACCCGGATCACATCGAAAACAGCCTGTATCGGTTGTTTCAGAATAAACAGTCGCCGGTGACGGTTCCGCTGCAGAATCTGATACATCGTACCGACTATGAAAACCTGTCCCTGATGCCGGCCTCTACGGCGCTGGCGACGCTGGACCGGCAGTTGGGTACCTCGAATGGAATGGGTCTGGTGGTGCAACAGGCATTGGCGGCCCTGTCTGCCGAATATGACTATGCGCTGATCGACTGCCCCCCCTTGCTCGGCGTGCTGATGGTGAATGCCCTGGCCGCCTGTGAGCATCTGATCATTCCCGTACAGACCGAGTTTCTCGCGGTGAAGGGGCTGGAACGTATGCTGCGCACCCTGAGCATGATCGGCCGCGCCAATCACCGGGTGCCCGAGTACACGATTTTGCCGACCATGTTTGATCGCCGCACCCGCGCGTCTGTTTCCACGCTGCGCCTGCTGCGCGAGCGCCACGCGACCTCCCTGTGGCGCTCGGTGATTCCTGTCGACACCCAGTTTCGTGAGGCCAGCCGACTGGGCGTGCCGCTGACCATCAAGTCACCGAACGATCGCGGCTCGCTGGCGTATGCGGAATTGCTCAACGATCTATTGGAACCTGCGATACAGGGGCATCTGCCGATGGCTATGGCCACTCGGTAA
- the motD gene encoding flagellar motor protein MotD has product MARKKKKEEHVNHERWLVSYADFITLLFAFFVVMYSISSVNEGKYRVLSDSISSAFDPSERGLPIKFNNPLKAPIVSRPVRSSSDTAESAQNLNPSAYGGVDASEEDKVTLKKISSLVEKGLAPLIDKELVKVTKNDLWIEIEINSSILYASGKAQLESQAVPVLRKVATIISDINNQVQVEGFTDDIPISTDEFPSNWELSAARAASVVHLFAQNGVKPQRMSAVGYAEFKPVADNTTAKGRRENRRVKIVVLSDAIARRTSRAEQLDATVSAKRRIEREKSTPGVSVINPPINILPPARQSPGGS; this is encoded by the coding sequence ATGGCCAGAAAAAAGAAAAAAGAGGAACATGTAAACCATGAAAGATGGCTGGTGTCCTATGCCGATTTCATCACCCTGTTGTTCGCCTTTTTTGTGGTTATGTACTCGATATCCTCGGTGAATGAGGGTAAATATCGCGTCCTTTCCGACTCCATCTCATCCGCCTTCGATCCATCGGAGCGTGGCCTGCCGATTAAATTTAATAACCCGTTAAAGGCCCCTATCGTTTCGCGCCCGGTACGCTCCAGTTCGGATACCGCGGAGAGTGCGCAAAATCTCAATCCCTCTGCCTATGGCGGCGTGGATGCCAGCGAGGAGGATAAGGTTACTCTTAAAAAGATCTCCTCCCTTGTCGAAAAAGGCCTTGCGCCGCTGATTGACAAGGAACTGGTGAAGGTTACCAAAAATGATCTGTGGATCGAGATCGAGATCAACTCCAGTATCCTCTACGCCAGTGGCAAGGCGCAGCTTGAATCGCAGGCTGTGCCTGTGCTGCGCAAGGTCGCGACCATCATCAGCGACATTAACAACCAGGTGCAGGTCGAGGGATTTACCGACGACATTCCCATTAGTACTGACGAGTTCCCCTCTAACTGGGAGTTGTCCGCAGCGCGAGCCGCCAGCGTTGTTCACCTGTTCGCGCAAAACGGGGTGAAGCCCCAGAGAATGTCGGCGGTTGGATATGCGGAATTCAAGCCTGTGGCTGATAACACTACCGCCAAGGGTCGGCGTGAAAACCGTCGTGTCAAGATTGTTGTCCTATCGGATGCGATAGCGCGCCGGACCAGTCGCGCGGAACAACTGGATGCCACCGTTTCCGCAAAGCGGCGCATTGAGCGGGAAAAATCCACGCCCGGCGTGTCAGTGATAAATCCGCCGATCAATATCCTGCCCCCGGCACGCCAATCGCCCGGAGGTTCCTGA